TTTCGCTGATATCGAAGCGGAGATCGAAGATAAGCAATCGTTCGGAAGCGGAGTCGATGATGAACCCGTTTCGGTGCTCCTCGAGCAGGGAATCGGAGCTGTCGTCCACAAGTGTGCGGCTGAAGCATACGATACCGACGAGAGAGAACAGGCAGAGACGTGGATTAAACAGCACAATGAGACCATCGAACGTGTAGCAGCCGAACTCGGGCCTGCCCTTCCAATGACGTTCGATACGATCTTCGAGAGCGAAGATGCCGTACGGCGTTTTCTTGCTGATCACATCGAGCAGATCTCTGAGCGATTGGAAACACTGGCCCAAATGGACGAATACGGAGTCCGTATCTATTGTGAAGAAGAGTTACTGATCGAGGAAGCGGATCAATCCTCTGTAACTGAAGACGCTGGTGGCGCAGCGTTTTTCGAGGAAATGAAACGGGATAAACAGCGCCAACGGGAGATAGCTGAGAACGTGAAAGCCCGTTTCCAGTCCTATTTCCAGCGGATTGATTCAGTTGTTGACAAAATTACTGAAGAAGATCTTGATGACGACCTCGACGAAGAGCGGGGACGGAACGTTCTCACGGTATCCTGTCTCGTCTCCGATCACGAGATACAGGGACTAAAACAGGTACTAGATGAAATCAACGATGAGGATGGCGTCGAAATTGTATTTACAGGCCCCTGGCTTCCCTACTCGTTTGTAGGATCACTAGGACCCACTGCAGCCAATACTAAGGTCACTGAAAATGGAGCCTAAAGACGAATCCGTCGAAGAAGGTGTTGCTGGTCTCTTGAATCGAGCGTTAAACAAAGGGGCAATTCTCAATGCTGATCTCTTGATTACGGTAAATGATATTCCACTCGTGGCCGTACGTCTCCAGGCAGCGATCGCTAATATGGAACTGATGGTCAAATACGGTATCATGACTGATTGGGACCCCGCAGTGCGCCATATTGACGATGAGTATCTTGCTCAGCACGGAAGAGATCCGACTGTCAATGATACTCCTACCGAAGAAGATAGTCACCACAGAGAGCTCGATTCACAGGAATAAGATACCTCTTTTGCGAAACGACTCTGCTGGCTATGCCTTCGCAGGCCTATCATATACTACGAGACATTTCTGTTCCAGATCATGTTCTTGGCTGACCCAACGAGCGCAAATGCAACTAAATCAATAGTGTTCGTAACCGCGAATGGGTCACCGAAGAGTGCTCCGATGAAATCCTGGCTCACGGATTATTGCTTGGAGAGCAGGTCTCTTGAGCGCTCTGTCTCACGGATGTTTCTGATATACCGGAGACGTAGTATTGCGTTCTCGATTAGAATTTCGGTGGGGATACGGTAAATCACCCCCAATCTCGGCTTACATTGTCCTTGGGGTTGTATCCAAAGACGGCTGTAATCTTATGAAACAATCGTGAACCCGATGATGATATCTTCGATCCTCTCGTTTCCGAAGTCGTTCTTTTCATTCATAGTTGGTGCCTCCAACAGCAGGCGTGATCAAGTTGAATACACCAGACCAATTGAACCAGGAACCTCGACACAAACAGATGTTGCTGTATCACAACCCGCAAGATCGTCAATCAATACGATTGCATCATTTGTAACAACGATCGCAAAAGCGAGAGTTTCGTCCGAATCGAAGGCTCTGTGGTCAGAGACTAATGTTTGGTAGCAGTACATGTGAGTCCATGTCTGACTACCACTTAGATGATTCGCAGCCGATTCTTCTTCCTAATCGTTACAGAGAGGCTTATAAACCGTTGCTCTACATCTTGTTGATACGATGAGTGACTATCCTAAAACTGAACAACGTATTAGAGAAGCGGCCTTCCGTGCACTCATTACACATGGCTATGCGGATCTCTCGATCAAAGATATCGGTGATGAGCTCGGCCAAAATCCGTCCCTGATATACCATTACTTCGATAGCAAAGACGAACTTCTCCTCTCGATGCTCGATGTCTTTATCGAGATATTTGTCGGTCAGCGAGCCGAACAGCCGATTACTAACCCGGAAGCGGAGCTACAACGGTTTATCGAGCAGATTCTCCATCCACAATCGGAGCAGGTCGAACAGGTCATGTTTTCTCCTCCATCAGACATACAAAAGGGGACCTCGCGGGTGTTCGTCGAACTGTGGGCACACGCAACGTGGGACGACGAGTTCCGGGCAGAAACGACACGGGTGGAGAACCGGCTCAGGGAAACTGTCACGCAGATACTCCGTGCGGGCATCGAACGCGAACGGTTCCGGCCAGTGGAGCCGGAGCTGACGGCGGATCACCTTCTCTTCCTGCTCAAGCAGACGATCCATACTCGTACGACGACGAATCGGGACGGCATTACCGAACGTGGTCGGACGATCCTTGATGGCGTGGTAGACGACATTTCCATCGAGAGTTAGACTCAGGCTGCTGCTATCGTTTCGATGGTCACTTTGCGTTTCGGTGCCTGTTACTGTGCTGCTAGCCAATACCAAAAGGCCTATATTTAATTAATATGTCTAGTCATCTAGATCAGTCGTTGGAGTGGGTCAGTCACCGGAATCCATTCGAGACCACGAGGGGCAGCTCTCGCCGTTCGGATGGACGCTGAGATGCGTCAGGAAGATCCCGTTCATTACGACGGGAAACATGGGACGTGTTTCGATATGAGGACGTAAACTACGTTCTCAAAGATCACGACGCGTTTACGGCTAATCGCACCCTGGAAGACAACGCCTCAAATGGCGGGAGTGGTGATATGCCGATGTTACAATCGATGATCACGACGGACCCGCCAGAACATAATCGCCTTCGAGGATTTATTGACGAACGATTCCAGCCGGGAGCGATACGGGAGTATCAGCTCCAAGTAGAGAAAGTAACAGCAAAATTGCTGGATGACCTTGATAACAAGCAGCAATTCGATTTCGTTAACGAGTTTGCGATTCCGGTTCCGGTCATCGTTATCGCTGAACTACTGGGAATCCCCGCTGATCGCCGCGAGCAGTTCAAGGAGTGGTCGGATGCACTCGTTTCGCGGCCCGAAGACGATACACAAGAAGAGATACAACGGGTCCAGCAGGGACAGCAACAGGCCCAACAGAAGATGGAGAGGTACTTTGCAAAATTACTGGAAGAGCGCCAGGGGGGCGACGGCGACGACCTCGTTACGCTTGCAGCGAACGCAGAGGACCTATCCAGAGGAGAAAGGGTTAGGTTCTGTATCCTCCTCCTTCTCGCAGGCAATATTACGACGACAAACCTCCTCACCAATACGATCTGGTCACTTGAGGAAGCGGGGATCACAAACGACGTTCGGACAGGGACAGTCAATCGCGAACAAGCTATCGAAGCAGCACTCCGATATCGATCCCCGATCCAGTCGCTAAAACGAATCGCGACAGAGGACGTCAAGCTGAACGACCAGCATATCCAGACCGGAGATGTTCTGACACTCTGTTTGGGTGCTCATCTCGCACGGATGGAAGCAGACGTAGCTTTGGGGCAATTGCTTGAACGCTTCGACCGGCTGGACGCGGATCTATCGGATCTCCAGCCGTTGAGTAGTCTCTATAGTCTCGAATCGCTTCCCTGTGACGTGCGTATAGATGCTCATCCCGAAGGATAGCACCGATATTACCAGTTGTTCTGTTCACGTATTGATGTAGTGGAACTCGGTCATCGAACGAGAGGCGACCGATCAATCGGCCGTCTGATCGCTATCAATTGGTAGTATGGCCAGTACTCTCGTCTTCTCTGTTTGGCTGACGCCTCGTCCAGTACCAGCTATACGCTGCCGACAACAGCAGTCACGTGCTCAACTGAACAACGACCGTAGTCACCGCTCGAGATACCCAACGCAATGTCCGCGATTTGTGTGGCCAAAGCGGGAGGACGATCGTGATCTGAGTAGCGCTAGCTACGTGGATGAAACGTCATTGGGAGCCGATCGAATCCGTAGCTGGTCGCCAGTTCGACGGATTCAGAAGGACCCTCGTCGACTTCAAGTCGTTCGACGTGATCCGTGACGGCGTCGAGGATGACGTCCCCCTCTAATTTCGCCAGCGGGGCCCCGAGACAGTAGTGGGGCCCGAATCCGAACGCGATGTGACGATTCGGTGTTCGAGTAGGATAGAATTCCTCAGGATCATCGAAGACGGCTGGATCCCGATTGGCAGACCCGATCCAGGAGACGACCCGTTCACCTTTAGGGATCTCCGTTCCATTGAGTTCGACCACTTCGGTAGTTCGCCGCCCGGAGATCGACTGCACCGGTCCTCGATATCGGAGGACCTCGTTGAACATCATCTGCCAGTCGAGCTCTCCGTCACGAAGCCGCTCGTACTCCCCGGTCTCTTCGAGGGTCCACAGGGCGTTTCCGACGGCGTGTGTCGTCGTGGAGTGGCCGGCAAGAAAGAGGAAGACACAGAACGCCCGCTGTTCAGATGGGGAGAGAGTCGGTTCGCCAACCGACTCCGAGCCCGCGATGACTGAGATCAGGTCGCTTTCCGGATTCCGGCGACGGTCCTCCAAGAGACCGCTAAAATATTCGTACATCTTCCCAATCCCTTCCATGATGGCATCGCGTCCACTTTCATCACTGATCATCGTACTTGACCATTGCCTGACTAGGTCCCAGTCGTCTTCAGGAACGCCGAGGAGCCGGGAAATGGTCGAGATGGTCACCGGGGCGGTCAACTCGCTGATAGCGTCGATTTCATTTCCGTCTTCGAGTGCCTGATCAAGGCGATCGTCGACAATCGATCGAATTGACGGGCGAAGACCCCTGAGGTTTCCAGGTCGAAAGTACTCCTCGACAACGCCTCGAAGCCGATCGTGCTCTGGCGGATCCTCGTCAATAAGGAGAGTACCCAGATTTCCGTTCGGATCGAAATCTGACGCACCCGTTGAGGTGAACGTCTCGTAATCGGAGAGAGTCCGCTTGACATCCTCGTAGCGAAAGAGATCCCAACATTCACGACGCTCATCATAGCGCACGGGTTTGGTCTCGCGCATCGTCTCGTACCACGGAAACGGGTCCATCAGACGTTCTTCTACGGTAAGTTCGTCTGGCGGTCGAATATCGGGTCCGGGATCTTGCTGGCCCACGTTAATTGATCAATTAATTAAGAATGTAGGTCTTTCGGTTAGCCGTGCTCCAGTTGATTCGTCGGTCAGAACAATCGATATTCTCTATAATCGGCCCGGTGTTTAACCGCACGACGCGGAACTAACACGACATTCTGACCGAAGAAGGCAACGAGGTTCACCGAATTCGGGAGGGTTTGGCGTCGTTCGTTCGACCCATTCGGTCCCTGCTCAATCAGCCGCCTGACCGCCGTCAACGGGCAGCGTGTGGCCCGTCATGTAGGATGCGTCGAATGAACAGAGGAACGCGACCACACCGGCCATCTCTTTGGGCTCGGCGATTCGGTCCATCGGCACGTCTCGCATGGCGGACGTATCGTAGTCGGCTCCGATCGTTTGGATTGCCATTCGAACTAGTTCGACTGCCATTCCAATTCGGTCCAGTAGAGTTATCGACGACTTACCGGACCCACCTAGCAGACCTGATTGGATATTCGTCTTCGTGGGACCCGGAGCGATCGCGTTGATTCGAATGTCACGACTAGCGTACTCAAGAGCGGCTGATTTCGTCAGACCGACGACGCCATGTTTGCTAGCCGAATAGCTGGAGAGCCCACCCATCCCCACTAAGCCAGCCTCGGAGGCCGTGTTGACGATCGCGCCACCGCCCTGTCTCTCCATGATAGAGAGCTCGGCCTTCATGCAAGTCCAAATGCCTTTCAGGTTGATAGCGATGATCCGTTCCCACTCTTCGTCCGTGATATCGGCAACCCCTGAAAAGCCCGTGAGGATTCCTGCATTGTTATGCGCAAAATCAAGGCTTCCATAAGTGTCAACCGCAACGTCGATCATCCGCTCGACTGATTTAAGATCAGAGACATCAATCTCAGCGAACGTTGCACTACCGCTGGCATCCTCGATCAGATCAACTGTCTCACGGCCAGCCGCCGCATCGATGTCCGCGACGACGACGTTCGCCCCTTCCTCGGCAAAGCGTCGTGCCGATGCACGCCCAATTCCTGATGCGGCTCCCGTTACGACAGCCGTCTTCCCATCTAGTCCATTCATGAATAGCTCCGGTCGTTAATTAATTATTCAATTGATAAGAGTTTCTATACACTTAGAATAGAGAATCGTATTCCAGGGGTGCTGTCTGAAACGTGCGGCTAAGGTCATCTCGCTGCTGTTGCAGCGTGGATTTCGCACGTGCGACGTAGGGGTTCGCTGACCAGCTACGGGCGTCGCTCATTTCGTCCAAGAAATCCTCGACGATCTCCACGGTGAGCACATCGTTTCGAGCAAGCGCCCTGAGCACGATCAGTGTCATTACGAGGTGTGTATCCACCAGCGATGCATGGACCAACGCTAATCGGTTGAACTCGTCACAAAGCACATGGACTGCATCTATCTTATTCGCCAATGTGTGACTGCTGCGCTCTCTTCACTGTCAAGTGGGAACGCCTCGCCAAGTCCGACACTATGAACGTCGAACGCAGCCTGTCAATCAAGGATAGCCTATGCCGCTTTCCTCGAGGCATCGTTGTAGGAGGGCGTCTCGGTGAGTTCGTCGATGACCTGCTCGTGGAGAACAAGGTCGTGGGAATTAAGTAGTAGATCGGGTGGATTCAGTATGGTATCCGCGACGGTCTCTAAACTAACGAGGGTGCCCTGTCTCACTTGTCTAAGAGTCCCAATGTCTGCACTGAGGGGATATTCCAACCATACGTAGCTGCGGCCAGCCGAGTTCCGACAGTTACTGCCGCACACACTATGGCAGCGGTACTGTCGGTTGCTCCAATACTTTCGATGATCCAGTACGCACTTCCGCCGAATACTGCACACGTCGCGTAGAAATCCTCAAAGAGGATGAACGGAGACCGGTCAAGAAGAATATCTGCAATTGCCCCGCCACCTGCTGCATTGATCGTCGCAATAGCAACGACACCAAAGGCTGAGACACCTGCTCCGGTCGCAACAATCGCACCTGTCGTAGCGAAGGCAGCAAGTCCAATAGCGTCAGCGAAAAGTGTCAGTGGATGACTATCTGGTGACCGCAGAACAGCACTCACTGCGATCGCTAAGCTGACACCAAGGAGTCCCAGACCGATCTCGACCGGTGATTGGAGCGCTAAGGGGATACGATTCACAAGGAGATCCCGTGTCACTCCCCCGGCAAACGCCATTGCTAGCCCGACGACAGCAATACCAAACAGATCGAACTCTTCCCGAATCGCCTTGGCCGATCCAACCAGCGCAAATGCAACTAAACCGATTGTGTTCATAACCGCAAATGGGTCACCGAAGAGTACTCCAATGAGATCCTGGCTCACTAATCGTTGCTTGTAGAGCAGGTCTCTTGAACGCTCTGTCTCAGAGATAGCCAGTATAGTAGAGGCATAGCCTCAAGCCCTCAATTAAGATTCCGGCGAGGGATGCAATGCTGCTGTCCGTGATTGGCCGACAGAATTCCGAGAAAGCAACTACTCCGGACCATGGAGAAGGGGATTGTTGCTGTGTTGAGTCGGTCAATGTCCTTGGCAACATCAAACGAGGAAGTTACGAAATGGGAGCAGTATCCTTTTAAATATGTAAACAGAGGATTTGTCTCCGAAATACCGATTACAGCCAGGATTATTCTGTTGCTCTAAAGACTATCTAGCGCTGGTATTGAACGGTATGGAGCGTGTGACAGCCTCCAGTAGATCAGAGTCCCCGATAGCCAAAAGTACGTGCCAATCATAGTGAGGTACACTGAGCAGTGAAAATCTACCTGAGAAGGCGCCGCAGTCGAGAGGTGGTAGTAACGATATCTTTCATATCGTTTCTATTCCTATGAAGGATTAAACAGCAAACGTCTTTAGATCTGGCTAGTTTGAGTATAAACTATCAATGAGCGCGTATCTTGATCCAGTACAATACCAGAGGTACAATCGTACCTGGACCGTCATTAAACCGGAACTGTACTGGCTCGCAGGTATCGAATAATGTCGGCGTCCCCCACTATCCTTGATTCATCAAGCGTTCTACTTGTCGGGACAAGTGAATGGCTCTTGGAGTTTGAAACAGCTCTTCGGATGCGGACTGGTACAGCTGTACAGAGGGTTCAAACCACAGTAGCAGCACTCAACGCCTTCCAGAATCAGTCTATCGACTGTCTTGTCAGTGAGTACTGGCTGGATGAGACAACCGGACTTGAGCTGCTTAACGAAATTCGCAACGAAACTTCCACATTCCCCGTAATTATTGGGACTACAGCCGGAAGTGAGACTATCGCTAGTGAAGCCATCGGGGCAGGGGTTACTGATTACGTCGCACAAACGGAATCGACTGAACAGATGATCGAGAGGCTATTAGATCGAACCGAGCAGGCGGTTCGGTCCGCTCAACGAACGGTTACCCAGCGCGAGCGCGCCAGACAGTTCGACACCATCTTCAATGATTCACGGACGGCAACGTGGGTCCTCAGCCCGAATGGGTCACTTACCCGAGTAAACCAGACAGCACGAGATATGATCGACGCAGACATCGACACAGTCGTCGGCGAGCCATTCTGGACGCTTCCATGGTGGACGCAACCGGGCGCGACGAACACGGATGTTCACCACCTCGTGAAGAAAGCCCTTGACGGGGCGTTTGGGAAAGCAGTTGTCCCACAGCCATCATACGTCAATAATCCACACGTCATCAATCTCTCTGTCCGCCCGGTTGAGAACGAGCGCGGCGACCTCGTCTCGATCGTCGTTGAGGGTGTTGACATCACTGAGCGTGTCGACCTCGAACGCAATCTCCGACAATCGGAAGAACTCCACCGTGTCACGCTCAACA
This DNA window, taken from Halalkalicoccus subterraneus, encodes the following:
- a CDS encoding SDR family NAD(P)-dependent oxidoreductase — encoded protein: MNGLDGKTAVVTGAASGIGRASARRFAEEGANVVVADIDAAAGRETVDLIEDASGSATFAEIDVSDLKSVERMIDVAVDTYGSLDFAHNNAGILTGFSGVADITDEEWERIIAINLKGIWTCMKAELSIMERQGGGAIVNTASEAGLVGMGGLSSYSASKHGVVGLTKSAALEYASRDIRINAIAPGPTKTNIQSGLLGGSGKSSITLLDRIGMAVELVRMAIQTIGADYDTSAMRDVPMDRIAEPKEMAGVVAFLCSFDASYMTGHTLPVDGGQAAD
- a CDS encoding TetR/AcrR family transcriptional regulator; protein product: MSDYPKTEQRIREAAFRALITHGYADLSIKDIGDELGQNPSLIYHYFDSKDELLLSMLDVFIEIFVGQRAEQPITNPEAELQRFIEQILHPQSEQVEQVMFSPPSDIQKGTSRVFVELWAHATWDDEFRAETTRVENRLRETVTQILRAGIERERFRPVEPELTADHLLFLLKQTIHTRTTTNRDGITERGRTILDGVVDDISIES
- a CDS encoding cytochrome P450 family protein, with protein sequence MITTDPPEHNRLRGFIDERFQPGAIREYQLQVEKVTAKLLDDLDNKQQFDFVNEFAIPVPVIVIAELLGIPADRREQFKEWSDALVSRPEDDTQEEIQRVQQGQQQAQQKMERYFAKLLEERQGGDGDDLVTLAANAEDLSRGERVRFCILLLLAGNITTTNLLTNTIWSLEEAGITNDVRTGTVNREQAIEAALRYRSPIQSLKRIATEDVKLNDQHIQTGDVLTLCLGAHLARMEADVALGQLLERFDRLDADLSDLQPLSSLYSLESLPCDVRIDAHPEG
- the gvpJ gene encoding gas vesicle protein GvpJ, with the translated sequence MEPKDESVEEGVAGLLNRALNKGAILNADLLITVNDIPLVAVRLQAAIANMELMVKYGIMTDWDPAVRHIDDEYLAQHGRDPTVNDTPTEEDSHHRELDSQE
- the gvpL gene encoding gas vesicle protein GvpL, which encodes MSDSLYTYCFADIEAEIEDKQSFGSGVDDEPVSVLLEQGIGAVVHKCAAEAYDTDEREQAETWIKQHNETIERVAAELGPALPMTFDTIFESEDAVRRFLADHIEQISERLETLAQMDEYGVRIYCEEELLIEEADQSSVTEDAGGAAFFEEMKRDKQRQREIAENVKARFQSYFQRIDSVVDKITEEDLDDDLDEERGRNVLTVSCLVSDHEIQGLKQVLDEINDEDGVEIVFTGPWLPYSFVGSLGPTAANTKVTENGA
- a CDS encoding cytochrome P450; its protein translation is MDPFPWYETMRETKPVRYDERRECWDLFRYEDVKRTLSDYETFTSTGASDFDPNGNLGTLLIDEDPPEHDRLRGVVEEYFRPGNLRGLRPSIRSIVDDRLDQALEDGNEIDAISELTAPVTISTISRLLGVPEDDWDLVRQWSSTMISDESGRDAIMEGIGKMYEYFSGLLEDRRRNPESDLISVIAGSESVGEPTLSPSEQRAFCVFLFLAGHSTTTHAVGNALWTLEETGEYERLRDGELDWQMMFNEVLRYRGPVQSISGRRTTEVVELNGTEIPKGERVVSWIGSANRDPAVFDDPEEFYPTRTPNRHIAFGFGPHYCLGAPLAKLEGDVILDAVTDHVERLEVDEGPSESVELATSYGFDRLPMTFHPRS
- a CDS encoding trimeric intracellular cation channel family protein, translating into MSQDLIGVLFGDPFAVMNTIGLVAFALVGSAKAIREEFDLFGIAVVGLAMAFAGGVTRDLLVNRIPLALQSPVEIGLGLLGVSLAIAVSAVLRSPDSHPLTLFADAIGLAAFATTGAIVATGAGVSAFGVVAIATINAAGGGAIADILLDRSPFILFEDFYATCAVFGGSAYWIIESIGATDSTAAIVCAAVTVGTRLAAATYGWNIPSVQTLGLLDK